Proteins found in one Quercus robur chromosome 2, dhQueRobu3.1, whole genome shotgun sequence genomic segment:
- the LOC126715351 gene encoding glyoxylase I 4-like produces the protein MENPLRLKSLNHISILCRSLEESLDFYLNVLGFFPIRRPGSFDFEGAWLFNYGIGIHLLQSEDPDSMPKIGHINPKHNHISFQCESMATVEKKLKDMKIEYVKSRVEEGGIYVDQLFFHDPDGSMIEICNCDNLPVIPLAGDTRRSCSLVKCNFQQQAQQQQQQQIQQAVQMTQQQQVTCLSSVHLKEDYLPCA, from the exons ATGGAAAATCCACTGCGCCTTAAGTCCTTGAATCACATCTCGATTTTGTGCAGATCATTAGAGGAGTCTCTCGATTTCTACCTGAATGTTCTTGGTTTCTTTCCTATCAGAAGGCCTGGTTCTTTTGACTTTGAGGGTGCATG GCTATTCAATTATGGTATCGGCATACACCTACTTCAATCTGAAGACCCTGATAGCATGCCCAAGATTGGCCACATTAATCCCAAGCACAACCACATTTCTTTCCAA TGTGAGAGCATGGCAACCGTAGAGAAAAAGTTAAAGGACATGAAGATAGAGTACGTGAAAAGCAGGGTGGAAGAGGGTGGAATTTACGTTGATCAGCTTTTCTTCCATGACCCAGATGGCTCAATGATAGAAATCTGCAACTGTGACAACTTACCTGTGATTCCTCTAGCTGGTGACACCAGAAGATCATGCTCACTTGTCAAATGCAATTTCCAGCAGCAGgcacaacaacaacagcagcagcagATTCAACAAGCAGTACAAATGACACAACAACAGCAAGTCACATGCCTATCTTCTGTTCACTTGAAGGAAGATTATCTTCCCTGTGCATAA
- the LOC126715352 gene encoding mediator of RNA polymerase II transcription subunit 17 — protein MDSKLEVSLDRLPVKRLDAIEENGLEHFPPDVGYDEKRLSLIRRVDFAWAIEKDDNKKQKKSSKESSKPWQWQGMVENLQLAHQELSIIIDLINTVEANDAVTVAGMTRPKPLPNEVLSDLSVSAATKLQCFRHLGKYFKQSAKALEQQVAREARFYGALIRLQQNWKVKRQRGAASAPGSEGFTIDLFDNSLYDPAAVFRPSSLSTVRVDHDSAGMLSINLPPNSYRSLQFGFSGPHTDDSLREPFKMKTSSTRESEKESVSDDECVKETHSLLREVHQAIFDEQVFDLVSREAFNPSLGVNVTGIQENYLQMSIGQGTSVFISITPSSQGDQTVESSGTQNLDNAILPLDTLDGVMLPEEEQDTPKQKWGLPNRVSYEIYLQQIFHEHVFLRAKDRPIYAGNRISGQGAKDGCGLLVHFCMSLSHRIFSNKVLMELDTVVCRVPYLQLISHPTWHSRTSSWTLFMKVPQSILHAGCLAHTSNNHRVKNVIKSQFRTKVVVNDDCINVEGEGAPNVVGLFKGNSEEISSMNRYNCDLADLSVIILQQVASQIIGWLHEEALLVGIKVNRDFLCLSFELEQGETLSLVAHVDPEDTRGCISWWLVMDDSFNEERELHIDIADGASEYKKFLGHLSLDVLYSTLMDLVSLCCGGGSL, from the exons ATGGACAGCAAACTAGAAGTTTCTCTGGACAGGCTTCCCGTCAAGCGCTTGGACGCCATTGAGGAAAACGGCCTCGAACATTTCCCTCC AGATGTAGGTTATGATGAGAAGAGGCTTTCGCTGATTCGGCGAGTTGACTTTGCTTGGGCGATAGAGAAAGATGATAacaagaagcagaagaagagcTCAAAGGAGAGCTCAAAGCCGTGGCAATGGCAGGGCATGGTGGAGAACCTGCAGTTGGCTCATCAGGAGCTCTCTATCATCATAGATCTCATCAACACT GTTGAAGCTAATGATGCAGTAACAGTGGCTGGAATGACCAGGCCAAAGCCATTGCCAAATGAAGTACTGTCTGACCTTTCAGTGTCCGCAGCAACCAAGCTACAATGCTTCAGG CATCTTGGTAAATATTTTAAGCAATCTGCCAAAGCTTTGGAACAGCAGGTTGCTAGGGAAGCAAGATTTTATGGTGCTTTAATCAG ATTGCAGCAAAACTGGAAAGTTAAACGGCAGCGTGGGGCTGCTTCAGCTCCCGGTAGTGAAGGCTTCACAATTGATCTGTTTGACAATTCATTGTATGATCCAGCAGCTGTATTCCGTCCATCATCTCTATCTACTGTTCGTGTTGACCATGACTCGGCAGGCATGCTTTCAATAAATTTACCTCCCAATTCATACCGCTCTCTTCAATTTGGTTTTTCTGGTCCGCATACGGATGATTCTCTGAGGGAACCATTTAAAATGAAAACCAGTTCCACAAGGGAAAGTGAGAAAGAATCTGTAAGTGATGATGAGTGTGTTAAAGAAACACATTCACTCCTTCGTGAAGTTCATCAGGCAATCTTTGACGAGCAg GTGTTTGATTTGGTGAGTCGTGAAGCATTTAACCCATCTTTAGGAGTCAATGTGACTGGCatacaagaaaattatttaCAGATGAGCATAGGTCAAGGAACCTCTGTATTCATATCTATTACTCCATCTAGTCAAGGAGATCAAACAGTTGAAAGTTCAGGCACCCAAAATTTAGATAATGCAATTTTACCTTTGGATACATTGGATGGAGTGATGTTACCAGAGGAAGAACAGGATACCCCTAAGCAAAAGTGGGGGCTTCCCAATCGTGTTAGCTATGAGATATACCTACAACAGATTTTCCATGAACATGTTTTCCTAAGAGCAAAGGATAGGCCCATTTACGCTGGTAATAGAATATCTGGTCAAGGGGCAAAGGATGGTTGTGGTCTGTTGGTTCATTTCTGTATGTCACTGTCTCATAGAATCTTTTCAAACAAAGTTCTAATGGAGCTGGATACTGTG GTTTGCAGGGTCCCATATCTCCAGTTGATTTCTCATCCAACCTGGCATTCTCGGACATCTTCATGGACACTGTTTATGAAGGTTCCTCAGTCCATTCTTCATGCAGGCTGCCTAGCCCATACATCAAACAACCATCGTGTGAAGAATGTTATCAAGTCTCAGTTCCGGACTAAGGTGGTGGTAAATGATGATTGCATCAATGTAGAAGGGGAAGGTGCTCCTAATGTTGTTGGCCTGTTCAAAGGGAATTCAGAAGAAATTTCCTCTATGAACAGATATAATTGTGATTTGGCAGATCTTTCTGTGATAATTCTGCAACAG GTTGCAAGCCAGATTATTGGTTGGCTTCATGAGGAAGCTCTTTTGGTTGGAATAAAGGTGAATCGAGATTTTTTATGCTTATCCTTTGAGCTGGAGCAGGGCGAAACACTTAGCCTGGTGGCACATGTGGACCCAGAAGATACTCGAGGATGCATTTCCTGGTGGTTGGTTATGGATGATAGTTTCAATGAGGAGAGAGAGCTTCATATAGATATTGCTGATGGTGCATCAGAATATAAGAAGTTTTTAGGCCATTTGTCCCTAGATGTGTTGTACtcaacactgatggatttggtGAGCTTGTGCTGTGGAGGTGGTAGCCTATGA